From the genome of Gilliamella sp. wkB7, one region includes:
- a CDS encoding beta-glucoside-specific PTS transporter subunit IIABC, whose amino-acid sequence MDYQKIAVTILDNIGGKSNIAHLEHCATRLRFTLKDDNLINLPALEKIEGVIGVRQNVQCQIIIGNDVFEVYNEIIKLIGNINVNSVNNQPNSKKKISAILLDFLVSIFQPLIPAIAGGGLLKSFVILFAMLGLIDENGSNYKILQLIGSAPLYFLPILVAFTTANKLKVNPLVAASAVSTLILPDMVVLLKNDSTLFFLPLENINYAFQIFPAILTILFYSVVEKFFTKYSFKVIRLFFVPMMSLVITVPVSLLLLGPLGYNAGVIFSKFIIFFYTHFSWITTGLLAAVLPFMVVAGMHKAMLPYAIDAMGKTGCEMLYMPASLAHNIAESGACFGVSIKTKNSKLKSVALSAGISALFGITEPALYGVTIVNKKILYSVMTAGLIGGAFAGIILLKAFVLVGPGLASMTMYIDKDNAMNIVWAFVTFGISFLVAFILSAIFFADSIDADDENSNNNTKNTIKDEALEIRSPISGKAIPIHDINDNVFSTGIVGQGLGIIPKEGILKSPCKGVISMIFHTKHALSIKLNNGADLLFHIGIDTVKLDGDGFETLVNVGDIVDIGDDLIKFDINNIKNHQLDPTVIFLVTNPDDYTISTFNENKQVTNDDIVLEIKPKILSKGE is encoded by the coding sequence ATGGATTATCAAAAAATAGCCGTAACCATTCTAGATAATATCGGTGGCAAAAGTAATATAGCGCATTTAGAGCATTGTGCGACAAGACTAAGATTCACCTTAAAAGATGATAATCTAATAAATCTTCCTGCTTTAGAAAAAATTGAGGGTGTTATAGGCGTACGGCAAAACGTTCAATGCCAAATTATTATTGGTAATGATGTGTTTGAAGTTTATAACGAAATTATTAAATTAATCGGAAATATTAATGTAAATAGTGTTAATAATCAGCCTAATAGTAAGAAAAAAATAAGTGCTATTTTACTCGATTTTCTTGTTTCTATTTTTCAACCGTTAATTCCAGCAATTGCTGGCGGTGGTCTGTTGAAATCTTTTGTAATATTGTTTGCTATGCTCGGATTGATAGATGAGAATGGATCTAATTATAAAATTTTACAACTAATTGGTAGTGCACCTTTATATTTTTTACCCATCCTTGTCGCATTTACTACTGCTAATAAATTAAAAGTGAATCCATTGGTTGCCGCTTCTGCCGTAAGTACTTTAATCCTCCCTGATATGGTGGTACTACTAAAAAATGACAGCACACTCTTCTTTTTACCTTTAGAGAATATTAATTATGCATTCCAAATATTTCCTGCGATTTTGACGATCCTTTTTTATTCTGTTGTTGAAAAATTTTTTACTAAATATTCATTTAAAGTTATTCGTCTCTTTTTTGTCCCTATGATGAGCTTAGTCATTACTGTACCTGTCTCTTTACTATTACTTGGTCCTCTTGGATACAATGCAGGTGTGATATTTTCTAAATTTATTATATTTTTTTATACCCATTTTTCATGGATTACAACAGGATTGTTAGCTGCGGTACTTCCTTTTATGGTTGTGGCGGGCATGCATAAAGCAATGCTTCCTTATGCCATTGATGCAATGGGTAAAACAGGATGTGAAATGTTATATATGCCGGCTTCTTTGGCACACAATATTGCTGAGTCAGGGGCTTGTTTTGGCGTAAGTATTAAAACTAAAAATAGTAAATTAAAATCGGTTGCTCTGTCTGCTGGAATATCGGCTCTTTTTGGTATTACTGAACCCGCGCTATATGGTGTGACAATCGTAAATAAAAAAATTCTTTATAGCGTGATGACTGCTGGATTAATTGGTGGGGCTTTTGCTGGCATTATTTTACTAAAAGCATTTGTTCTTGTTGGTCCCGGTTTAGCCAGTATGACCATGTATATTGATAAAGACAATGCGATGAACATAGTCTGGGCTTTTGTCACTTTTGGAATATCCTTTTTAGTCGCATTTATCCTTTCTGCCATATTTTTCGCAGATAGTATTGATGCAGATGATGAAAACTCAAATAACAATACCAAAAATACCATTAAAGATGAAGCTTTAGAGATTAGAAGCCCGATTAGTGGCAAAGCTATACCGATACATGACATTAACGATAATGTTTTTTCAACAGGAATTGTTGGTCAAGGCTTAGGTATTATTCCTAAAGAGGGAATTTTAAAATCACCCTGTAAAGGGGTTATCTCTATGATATTCCATACTAAACATGCTCTAAGTATTAAATTAAATAATGGCGCTGATCTGCTTTTTCATATAGGAATCGATACAGTAAAACTTGATGGTGATGGATTTGAGACACTGGTTAATGTTGGCGATATTGTCGATATTGGTGATGATTTAATTAAATTCGATATCAACAATATTAAAAATCATCAATTGGATCCTACCGTAATTTTTTTAGTCACCAATCCTGATGACTATACTATTTCTACTTTTAATGAAAACAAACAAGTAACTAACGATGATATTGTTTTAGAAATAAAGCCGAAAATATTAAGTAAAGGAGAGTAA
- a CDS encoding ATP-binding protein, which yields METVSLPPIASSFIQSLRSVGYSLESAIADLVDNSISAHAKSINIFTQWRNGNPILAVMDDGIGMLPETIQKAMQLGAINPNQIRDKSDLGRFGMGLKTASFSQCKKLILISRTNVNDNWYGICWDLDLVEKTNQWLAQIIPYDVCETYLNDISFPSATGTAVIWSCFDRAIDPTSIKNDRDYERRIVNLIDHLSLIFHRFINNDNVLQKVNILLNNKVIKGMDPFAINPEPEQLASTLLSEQAINIGKSTIQVKAYILPHPSKMSHAFSNRVSNKGEHHLGQGIYIYRAGRLIVAGGWQKLAKASEANKLARILIEFNNDADHLWCLDVKKSRVELPALLREQLKRIIFQCSIKSSNTFTRRAKMQSLDLESIWQRVFDRDKQYVVYKINRTHSLLSEMINSIESSEIKSALLTLIEKALPIELIKNDIAALNIKLVQETEDSNQMIKKLIQELLNVGFSTDSIFNVLLNDSNFLLTPQEIKRLIKSAEG from the coding sequence ATGGAAACTGTTTCTCTTCCTCCTATTGCAAGCTCTTTTATACAAAGTTTGAGAAGTGTGGGTTACTCTCTTGAGTCTGCTATTGCAGATTTAGTTGATAATTCTATTTCTGCACATGCTAAATCAATAAATATTTTTACACAATGGCGTAATGGTAATCCTATTTTAGCTGTTATGGATGATGGCATTGGAATGTTGCCTGAAACAATCCAAAAAGCAATGCAATTAGGTGCTATTAATCCAAATCAGATAAGAGATAAAAGTGATCTTGGTCGATTTGGGATGGGGTTAAAAACAGCTTCTTTTTCCCAATGTAAAAAACTCATATTAATTAGCAGAACTAATGTAAATGATAATTGGTATGGAATATGTTGGGATTTAGATCTTGTTGAAAAAACTAATCAATGGTTGGCTCAAATTATTCCTTATGATGTTTGTGAAACCTATTTAAATGATATTTCTTTCCCATCTGCAACAGGCACTGCTGTTATTTGGAGCTGTTTCGATAGAGCGATTGATCCAACTTCTATTAAGAATGATCGTGACTATGAACGACGTATCGTAAATCTTATTGATCATTTATCACTTATTTTTCATCGTTTTATTAATAATGATAATGTTTTACAAAAAGTTAATATACTTCTTAATAACAAAGTCATAAAAGGAATGGATCCTTTTGCTATTAATCCCGAACCAGAACAGTTAGCTTCAACTTTATTGTCTGAACAAGCGATAAACATTGGAAAGAGCACTATTCAAGTTAAGGCTTATATTTTACCTCATCCATCTAAGATGAGCCATGCTTTTTCTAACAGAGTATCGAATAAAGGTGAGCATCATCTTGGTCAAGGCATTTATATCTATCGCGCTGGAAGATTGATTGTTGCAGGTGGATGGCAAAAACTTGCTAAAGCTTCAGAAGCAAATAAATTAGCTCGAATATTAATAGAATTTAATAATGATGCAGACCATCTTTGGTGTTTGGATGTTAAAAAATCCCGGGTTGAATTGCCAGCGTTATTACGAGAGCAATTAAAACGTATTATTTTTCAGTGTTCAATTAAGTCATCTAATACATTTACACGTCGAGCTAAAATGCAATCATTAGATCTTGAATCCATTTGGCAACGTGTATTTGACAGGGATAAACAATATGTTGTTTATAAAATTAATAGGACTCATTCCTTGTTATCTGAAATGATAAACAGTATTGAGTCCTCCGAAATTAAATCGGCATTATTAACTCTTATTGAAAAAGCATTACCCATTGAATTAATAAAAAATGATATTGCGGCATTAAATATAAAGTTAGTTCAGGAAACTGAAGATTCAAATCAAATGATTAAAAAATTAATTCAAGAACTTTTAAATGTTGGATTTTCAACTGATTCCATTTTTAATGTTTTATTGAATGATAGTAACTTTTTATTAACTCCGCAAGAAATAAAGCGCTTAATTAAAAGTGCAGAAGGATAG
- a CDS encoding Z1 domain-containing protein: MCIFSKEQMIKMLLVNIEEEAYKSEQEITNSWLNEQLQKCLSMPSITQEDLKVIEKRFRQKFNVTIGEAIILTGNDIEDDWLTEKRKKEIDWYYWNRYSNYAKSKDLPRNILKRTDSDTDEILALLGDPKSKTAFHIKGMVVGDVQSGKTNNYTALINKAADIGYKLIIILTGTVEDLRSQTQERLDKDFVGSVSIAGRATRDRETRFIGVGRLSENPRLPYCLTDQQNDIEKTPRNSIAGINDPILVVTKKNTYKLNYLLRWLKSEINAKNGYIEQPILIIDDEADNASVNTGNPEEDPKTINRLIREVINTGQKVSYVAYTATPFANIFIDPDSDGDIADTEDLFPKDFIVALNASSSYHGAAYFFNEDPSNRICNIIDDAENCLPLVHKTGVSITSIPKSLINAIGVFLLACAVKDLRRKKLLITNNDYDSMLINMSRLTAVQSDLEPFIKNCLDEYWNAITLYSNQNNCEQVSNTMAKLYALWNENYAGTINESWKEVCQALSPMEEPKVITIHSKSGNTLKYDQYGPKKQIIIGGSKLSRGLTLEGLVVSYFYRRSVMYDSLMQMGRWYGYREGYKDLLKLWLTSESLDWYFHILEATEDLRRQIAEMKKKKMTPRQFGLRVRASPDALMVTAVNKMKTSTRIVTRLRFDDKLLETDCVDSRQEIIQKNLDVFSDFIQQIAAKERNPEDIPDSQKQHLHFLNISADIVIGCLEKLTNHPSCGFWADNSQFIPFLQVLADNDVKLWDVFVFQLKNSSEERNWIDKNGRKFIQVNRTVVDIPKNVNNKNELRLNANSRLTDKGIEALGLTKEEIEEINKKFNGKLPADKIYRRKRNKPSIIFHIVNAVNKNDLHKKTVLGWVISIPPSNHAGSEVPWEVTRDWLERYGTQLTDESEI, translated from the coding sequence ATGTGTATATTCTCAAAAGAACAAATGATCAAAATGCTTCTTGTAAATATAGAAGAAGAAGCCTATAAGAGTGAGCAAGAGATAACAAATAGTTGGCTTAACGAGCAATTACAAAAATGTTTAAGTATGCCAAGTATTACGCAGGAAGATCTCAAGGTAATAGAAAAACGCTTCCGCCAGAAATTTAATGTTACTATTGGTGAGGCCATTATTCTTACTGGTAATGATATTGAAGATGATTGGTTAACAGAAAAAAGAAAAAAAGAAATAGATTGGTACTATTGGAATAGATATTCTAATTATGCAAAAAGTAAAGATTTACCGAGAAATATTTTAAAAAGAACTGATTCAGATACCGATGAAATTTTAGCTCTATTAGGTGATCCTAAATCTAAAACAGCTTTTCACATTAAAGGGATGGTAGTTGGAGATGTACAATCAGGAAAAACAAATAACTATACTGCATTAATCAATAAAGCAGCTGACATTGGATATAAATTAATTATTATTTTAACAGGAACGGTTGAAGATTTAAGAAGCCAAACACAGGAAAGATTGGATAAAGATTTTGTTGGCAGCGTATCAATAGCTGGTCGTGCAACAAGAGACAGGGAAACTAGATTTATTGGTGTAGGGCGGCTTTCGGAAAACCCGCGATTACCTTATTGTTTAACAGACCAACAAAATGACATAGAGAAAACTCCGCGCAATAGTATCGCAGGGATTAATGATCCGATTTTAGTTGTCACAAAAAAAAATACATATAAGCTAAATTACTTACTAAGATGGTTAAAATCAGAAATAAACGCAAAAAATGGTTATATAGAACAACCTATTTTAATTATAGATGATGAAGCCGATAATGCTTCTGTCAATACAGGTAATCCAGAAGAAGATCCTAAAACAATAAATCGATTAATTAGAGAAGTAATAAATACCGGACAAAAAGTTAGTTATGTGGCATACACTGCAACACCATTTGCGAATATTTTCATCGATCCTGACTCTGATGGTGATATCGCTGATACAGAAGATTTGTTTCCAAAAGATTTTATTGTGGCATTAAATGCTTCATCTTCTTATCATGGCGCTGCATATTTTTTTAATGAAGATCCTAGTAATCGTATTTGTAACATTATTGATGATGCAGAAAACTGTCTCCCTCTAGTTCATAAAACAGGTGTGTCTATTACATCTATACCAAAGTCTTTAATAAATGCTATTGGTGTTTTTTTATTAGCTTGTGCGGTTAAGGATCTTCGAAGAAAAAAACTTTTGATTACAAATAATGATTATGATTCTATGTTAATCAATATGTCTAGATTAACTGCGGTACAGTCTGATTTAGAACCATTCATTAAAAATTGCCTTGATGAATATTGGAATGCTATAACACTATATTCTAATCAAAATAATTGTGAACAGGTATCCAACACTATGGCAAAGCTTTATGCTTTATGGAATGAAAATTATGCAGGCACAATAAACGAATCTTGGAAAGAGGTTTGCCAAGCATTATCACCAATGGAAGAACCTAAAGTTATTACAATTCATAGTAAATCTGGAAACACACTGAAGTATGATCAGTATGGACCTAAAAAACAAATTATTATTGGCGGTTCGAAATTAAGTCGAGGATTGACATTAGAAGGATTAGTAGTTAGTTATTTTTACAGACGTTCAGTTATGTATGATAGCTTAATGCAAATGGGACGTTGGTACGGCTATAGAGAAGGTTATAAAGACTTACTAAAATTATGGTTAACTTCTGAATCGTTAGATTGGTATTTTCATATATTAGAAGCAACAGAAGATTTGCGAAGACAAATTGCTGAAATGAAGAAAAAGAAAATGACGCCTAGACAATTTGGATTAAGAGTTCGAGCTTCACCTGATGCATTAATGGTCACAGCTGTAAATAAAATGAAAACGTCTACTAGGATTGTTACTCGATTACGATTTGATGACAAATTACTTGAAACCGATTGTGTTGATTCTAGACAAGAAATCATTCAAAAAAATTTAGATGTTTTCTCTGATTTTATTCAACAAATAGCTGCTAAAGAAAGAAATCCAGAAGATATACCAGATAGTCAAAAACAACATTTACACTTTTTAAATATTTCTGCAGATATAGTTATAGGTTGTCTTGAAAAACTTACAAATCATCCTAGTTGTGGCTTTTGGGCTGATAATTCTCAGTTTATTCCTTTTTTACAAGTTTTAGCTGATAATGATGTTAAATTATGGGATGTCTTTGTTTTTCAACTGAAAAATTCTAGTGAGGAAAGAAACTGGATTGATAAGAATGGGAGAAAGTTTATTCAAGTAAACCGGACTGTTGTAGATATACCTAAAAATGTTAATAATAAAAATGAATTAAGATTAAATGCAAACAGTAGACTTACAGATAAAGGTATTGAAGCCTTAGGTCTTACTAAAGAAGAAATAGAAGAAATAAATAAAAAATTTAATGGAAAACTGCCTGCAGATAAAATATATAGAAGAAAACGAAATAAACCATCTATTATTTTTCATATAGTTAATGCTGTAAATAAAAATGATTTACATAAAAAGACAGTTTTAGGTTGGGTTATTTCAATCCCACCATCTAACCATGCCGGCTCAGAAGTTCCATGGGAGGTTACACGTGATTGGCTTGAAAGGTATGGAACTCAATTAACGGATGAATCAGAGATATGA